In a single window of the Paenibacillus sp. MMS20-IR301 genome:
- a CDS encoding DUF6612 family protein codes for MKKWTTLIMGAALTVALAACGNNEAAEPSANAAEAPAAASTTATAAPEGSGAASTAEQAAGAPALEELIQKTAAAAAELKSFRMESQMQQNMVIKQGETSQEQAIDMKTTSEFIKDPLQMHQKIAMNLAGQGEQQIEQYITGDGVFTLTGGQWMKLPSGMTAQMTELMQQSASPETQLEQFKQIAGQTTITEEGDNYVLTADVSGDDVKSLAQNYLNQSGTADSQMTAMMENMNIKSMTISNSVNKETYLPVETNVNIVMDMTSGEQTVSMDMKMNAIISGYNEITEIKVPQEALDAQEAQMPATTQ; via the coding sequence TTGAAGAAATGGACTACGTTAATTATGGGAGCAGCACTTACAGTAGCTTTGGCTGCCTGCGGCAATAATGAGGCTGCCGAGCCGTCTGCCAATGCTGCTGAAGCTCCGGCGGCTGCCAGTACCACCGCTACCGCAGCTCCGGAAGGTTCCGGGGCTGCGTCAACGGCAGAACAGGCGGCAGGTGCTCCGGCTCTGGAGGAATTGATCCAGAAGACTGCTGCGGCGGCGGCGGAATTGAAGAGCTTCAGAATGGAATCACAGATGCAGCAGAATATGGTGATCAAGCAGGGGGAGACCTCTCAGGAACAGGCAATAGACATGAAGACAACATCAGAGTTCATTAAAGATCCGCTGCAGATGCATCAGAAGATTGCTATGAATCTGGCAGGTCAGGGAGAGCAGCAGATCGAGCAGTACATTACCGGGGACGGCGTCTTCACGCTGACAGGCGGACAGTGGATGAAGCTGCCATCCGGGATGACAGCGCAGATGACGGAACTCATGCAGCAGTCGGCCAGCCCGGAGACACAACTGGAGCAGTTCAAACAAATTGCCGGGCAGACCACCATCACGGAAGAAGGCGATAATTATGTGCTGACAGCGGATGTATCCGGCGATGATGTGAAGAGCCTGGCGCAAAACTATCTGAACCAGAGCGGCACCGCAGACAGCCAGATGACCGCAATGATGGAGAATATGAATATCAAAAGCATGACGATTTCCAATTCGGTGAATAAGGAAACCTATCTGCCGGTGGAAACGAATGTGAATATAGTGATGGACATGACGAGCGGAGAGCAGACAGTATCCATGGATATGAAGATGAACGCTATCATCTCCGGATACAACGAAATCACGGAAATTAAGGTGCCGCAGGAAGCGCTTGATGCCCAGGAGGCTCAAATGCCGGCCACGACTCAGTAA
- a CDS encoding amidase family protein encodes MSFEIVEATISEIQAAMESGEITSRQLVLMYFERIANHDKNGLTVNSVLEINPDALFIAESLDVERSRQGPRGPLHGIPLLLKDNINTGDKMHTSAGSLALADSFAGEDAFIVARLRAAGAVIMGKANMTEFANFMTSGMPSGYSSRGGQVLNPYNISTPTGGSSAGSAVAVACNFCTVSVGTETSGSILNPGNLGSIIGIKPTVGMLSRSGILPLSNTQDTAGPMARTVRDAVLLLNAMLGRDPKDAATGTSIGKLHEDYTVFLDPDGLRGARIGIPRDYYFEELTEEQLALFNASVDRMRELGATIIDPAEIRTAREIKYSSVVLNEFKTALNAYLATLGPGAPMRTLKDIIDFNHAHPIETLKFGQSTLLDAEHTTSGTLTEPQYLHDRLSDLRLCKELGIDATMEEHQLDALLFPADFGARITSRAGYPSIVVPSGYTSAGAPFGVTFSARVYQEPVLIRLAYAYEQNYKVRKAPSLKSFI; translated from the coding sequence ATGAGTTTTGAAATTGTAGAGGCGACCATATCCGAGATTCAGGCTGCGATGGAATCCGGCGAGATCACTTCCAGACAATTAGTTCTGATGTACTTTGAACGTATTGCCAATCATGACAAGAACGGCCTGACGGTCAACTCCGTCCTTGAAATCAATCCGGATGCGCTGTTCATTGCTGAATCCCTGGATGTTGAGCGTTCCCGGCAGGGTCCGCGCGGACCGCTGCACGGCATACCGCTACTGCTAAAGGACAACATCAATACAGGGGATAAAATGCATACCAGTGCGGGTTCACTTGCGCTCGCGGATTCTTTTGCCGGGGAAGATGCCTTCATTGTTGCCCGGCTGCGCGCAGCCGGGGCCGTTATTATGGGCAAAGCCAATATGACGGAATTCGCCAATTTCATGACCAGCGGCATGCCCTCCGGTTACAGCTCCCGGGGCGGACAGGTGCTTAATCCTTACAATATCTCTACACCTACGGGCGGGTCCAGTGCCGGGTCAGCGGTAGCTGTAGCCTGCAATTTCTGCACCGTATCCGTTGGAACGGAAACCTCCGGCTCCATTCTTAACCCCGGCAACCTGGGCTCAATCATCGGCATCAAGCCAACGGTGGGGATGCTCAGCCGCTCGGGTATTCTCCCGCTCTCAAATACGCAGGATACGGCCGGGCCCATGGCCAGAACCGTCCGCGATGCAGTGCTGCTGCTGAACGCTATGCTGGGCCGGGATCCGAAGGATGCTGCAACGGGAACAAGTATAGGGAAGCTGCACGAGGATTATACGGTCTTCCTCGACCCGGACGGGCTGCGGGGGGCAAGAATCGGGATTCCGCGCGATTATTATTTCGAGGAGCTGACCGAGGAACAGCTCGCACTGTTCAATGCCTCCGTGGACAGAATGCGCGAGCTGGGTGCAACGATTATTGATCCGGCAGAGATCAGAACTGCGCGGGAGATTAAATATTCCTCTGTCGTGCTGAATGAATTCAAAACTGCGCTGAACGCCTATCTGGCTACGCTGGGGCCGGGTGCTCCCATGCGCACATTAAAGGATATCATTGATTTCAACCATGCGCATCCTATAGAAACGCTGAAATTCGGACAATCCACCCTGCTGGATGCCGAGCATACCACTTCAGGCACACTGACTGAGCCGCAGTATCTGCACGACCGCCTGAGCGATCTGCGGCTCTGCAAGGAGCTCGGGATCGATGCCACGATGGAGGAGCATCAGCTTGATGCCCTGCTGTTCCCGGCTGACTTCGGCGCCCGGATCACGTCAAGGGCGGGATACCCGTCCATCGTAGTTCCATCAGGCTATACCTCAGCCGGTGCTCCCTTCGGCGTGACCTTCTCCGCCCGGGTCTACCAGGAGCCGGTGCTCATCAGGCTGGCCTATGCCTACGAACAGAATTATAAGGTCCGCAAGGCACCCTCGCTGAAGAGCTTCATCTGA
- a CDS encoding YciI family protein encodes MNQEKLQVESAGKSTSPEQGNPGEDICYVILLSPTEQDRRDMEIIRGHVKHLQELEHSGQLVMCGPFSDAPGGMVIIRAASREEAVAIAGRDPYVVSGIRSYELRTWGLSHAGNRHMGIAAD; translated from the coding sequence ATGAATCAGGAGAAATTACAGGTAGAATCCGCCGGAAAAAGTACAAGCCCGGAGCAGGGAAACCCCGGGGAGGATATTTGTTATGTTATTCTGCTGAGCCCGACAGAGCAGGACCGCAGAGATATGGAGATCATCCGCGGCCATGTTAAGCATCTGCAGGAGCTGGAGCACAGCGGGCAGCTGGTCATGTGCGGCCCCTTCAGCGATGCGCCTGGCGGCATGGTTATTATCCGCGCCGCCTCCCGTGAGGAAGCAGTCGCCATCGCCGGGCGCGATCCCTATGTAGTCTCGGGAATACGCAGCTATGAGCTGCGCACCTGGGGCCTGTCCCATGCAGGCAACAGGCATATGGGCATCGCAGCTGACTAA
- a CDS encoding DUF1273 domain-containing protein: protein MKTLLVTGYRAHELGIFDSKHQGIPFIKKALASRLVPLLEDGLEWVITPGQYGVDLWACEVVLELKRQYPELKLGIITAHAAPEEKWKEEKQNEYRRIVAGADYYGAVSNAPYDGSWQFRARDDLLFRKSDGILLFYDEDAAEGSAKFTKERAMKLHAEGDYELYLIHAEEIQSIADEESQRHYE, encoded by the coding sequence ATGAAAACCTTACTCGTTACGGGCTACCGTGCGCATGAGCTCGGGATTTTTGACAGCAAGCATCAGGGGATTCCTTTTATCAAAAAAGCGCTCGCGAGCCGGCTGGTTCCGCTGCTGGAGGACGGGCTGGAATGGGTGATTACCCCCGGCCAATACGGGGTCGATTTATGGGCCTGCGAGGTTGTGCTTGAGCTGAAGCGGCAGTATCCGGAACTTAAGCTGGGGATTATTACAGCCCATGCTGCGCCGGAGGAGAAGTGGAAGGAAGAGAAGCAGAATGAGTACCGCCGGATCGTTGCCGGAGCGGACTACTATGGAGCTGTCAGCAATGCCCCGTATGACGGCAGCTGGCAGTTCAGGGCCAGAGATGATCTGCTGTTCCGTAAAAGCGACGGAATCCTGTTGTTCTACGATGAGGATGCGGCGGAAGGCAGCGCGAAGTTTACGAAGGAACGGGCAATGAAGCTGCATGCGGAAGGCGATTATGAGCTGTATCTGATACATGCCGAAGAGATTCAGAGCATTGCTGATGAGGAGAGCCAGCGTCATTATGAATGA
- a CDS encoding spore germination protein, which translates to MLSTIVSYIPGWAVFGQALVALLVPLLLGYLYKALYRLVGSGRGQSGFGSKTLPQSKPAPGEPARPASTPFSGSYTTDLDAVKSGIGGNCDLNIREFTLADSQLRGALVCVDGMQDDRLLNMKILQFLMYDVPVPPQSYAEAARQLLPFSQLNEAASIESFNKSVLFGHGALLLEGLPCGLLIQLPGGPNRAITEPVSEALLRGPRLGFSEVLSENTSMLRRQGMNDQLEMKTHRAGRTIQRDIVVAYMKDIVNPDLLEEVTNRILKIDIDFLAESGYIEQLIEDNYLSPFQQAQNTERPDRVISALLEGRIAILLDGTPFALIVPVTFSMLLQSPEDYYERWLPGTLLRLLRFAASFLALMAPSLYISFISFHPGLIPTELAISIIKTRQGVPFPSLIEVLILEVAIEILREAGIRLPKPIGPAMGIVGGLIIGDAAVQAGIVSPFLVIVVAVTAISSFSIPMYSAGITLRILRFAGMLFAAVLGMYGTILFFLLICSHLTKLKSFGVPYLTPVSPFRLSDWKDLFIRAPLALMKRRPLMMKTRQDKRKS; encoded by the coding sequence TTGCTGTCTACTATTGTATCCTATATACCCGGCTGGGCCGTGTTCGGCCAGGCCTTAGTCGCCCTGCTCGTTCCGCTCCTGCTCGGGTACTTATATAAGGCACTCTACCGGTTAGTCGGCAGCGGACGGGGCCAGTCCGGCTTCGGCTCAAAGACCCTTCCGCAATCCAAGCCTGCACCGGGGGAGCCGGCCAGACCTGCATCTACTCCGTTCAGCGGCAGCTACACAACGGACCTGGATGCGGTGAAGAGCGGAATCGGCGGCAACTGCGACCTCAATATCCGGGAGTTCACTCTCGCGGACTCGCAGCTCCGGGGTGCCCTCGTATGTGTGGACGGGATGCAGGATGACCGGCTGCTTAACATGAAAATCCTGCAGTTTCTAATGTATGACGTTCCTGTTCCGCCGCAATCCTACGCTGAGGCTGCCAGGCAGCTGCTGCCCTTCAGCCAGCTTAACGAGGCTGCCAGCATAGAGAGCTTTAACAAATCCGTGCTTTTCGGGCACGGTGCGCTGCTGCTCGAAGGGCTGCCCTGCGGGCTGCTGATTCAGCTTCCCGGCGGCCCGAACCGTGCGATTACCGAGCCGGTCTCCGAAGCGCTGCTGCGCGGGCCGCGCCTGGGCTTCTCTGAAGTATTAAGCGAGAATACCTCCATGCTGCGCCGCCAGGGCATGAATGATCAGCTAGAAATGAAGACACACCGGGCCGGCCGGACCATCCAGCGGGATATCGTCGTGGCTTATATGAAGGATATCGTCAATCCCGATCTGCTGGAGGAGGTTACGAACCGGATTCTCAAAATTGATATCGATTTTCTGGCCGAATCCGGTTATATCGAGCAGCTGATTGAAGATAATTATCTCAGCCCCTTTCAGCAGGCCCAGAATACGGAACGGCCCGACAGGGTCATTAGCGCCCTGCTCGAGGGTCGGATTGCCATCCTGCTCGACGGCACTCCCTTTGCGCTGATCGTGCCGGTCACCTTCAGCATGCTGCTGCAATCGCCGGAGGATTATTATGAGCGCTGGCTTCCGGGCACCCTGCTGCGGCTGCTGCGTTTTGCCGCGTCCTTCCTGGCGCTGATGGCCCCGTCCCTCTATATCTCGTTCATCTCCTTTCATCCGGGGCTGATTCCGACGGAGCTGGCGATCAGTATCATCAAGACCCGGCAGGGCGTGCCTTTTCCCTCCTTAATCGAAGTGCTGATTCTCGAGGTGGCCATCGAGATTCTGCGGGAGGCCGGGATCCGGCTGCCGAAGCCGATTGGTCCGGCGATGGGAATCGTCGGCGGCTTGATCATCGGTGATGCCGCTGTTCAGGCCGGCATTGTCAGCCCGTTCCTGGTCATCGTGGTAGCTGTGACCGCTATCTCATCCTTTTCCATTCCCATGTACAGCGCCGGGATTACACTGCGTATTCTGCGCTTTGCTGGCATGCTGTTCGCAGCTGTACTGGGAATGTACGGAACCATCCTGTTCTTCCTGCTGATCTGCAGCCATCTCACCAAGCTCAAAAGCTTCGGTGTGCCGTATCTGACCCCGGTATCCCCATTCCGGCTGAGCGACTGGAAGGATCTGTTCATCCGTGCCCCGCTGGCGCTGATGAAGCGCAGGCCGCTCATGATGAAGACCAGACAGGATAAACGCAAGTCATAA
- a CDS encoding GerAB/ArcD/ProY family transporter, whose protein sequence is MFVRTDDKITSTQAAIFLNNTLLGAGILTLPRSVSESVKTPDSWLSVLLGGAIVMLVVLLMVKISQQFPGKTVFQYAGLIAGKGIGGFLSLLLILYYVIIGGFEIRTLAEVTLFFLLEGTPIWAIILPFLWVGTYLVYGGINSIARVFTIVFPISIMILIISFTLSLRLFDIDHLRPVLGNGLPPVFAGLKSTVLVFTGCEVSMTLVAFMTKPKQAVKAILGGLAIPLTLYFLTVVIVIGGISIDSAVTSTWPTIDLMRSFEVPGFFFERMEFPFMVIWLMQMFCNFSSFFYQSTLGLSQLFKLKVHPIIYAMVPVLFLSAMLPKSMADLFALGDTIGKMGIILFLLLPVLLSIIWLIRVKGLKQHV, encoded by the coding sequence ATGTTTGTACGTACCGATGATAAAATCACATCCACACAGGCAGCCATCTTCCTGAACAACACTTTACTCGGTGCAGGAATTCTTACGCTGCCGCGCAGTGTGAGCGAATCCGTCAAGACACCGGACTCCTGGCTGTCGGTCCTGCTTGGCGGAGCCATTGTGATGCTTGTAGTACTGCTGATGGTGAAGATCAGCCAGCAGTTCCCGGGCAAGACCGTATTTCAATATGCCGGGCTCATTGCCGGAAAGGGAATCGGCGGCTTTCTCAGCCTGCTGCTGATCCTGTATTACGTCATTATTGGCGGCTTTGAAATCCGCACGCTCGCTGAAGTAACGCTCTTCTTCCTGCTGGAGGGCACTCCGATCTGGGCCATTATTCTTCCGTTTCTCTGGGTAGGCACCTACCTGGTGTACGGCGGCATTAACTCGATTGCCCGTGTCTTTACCATCGTGTTTCCGATCAGCATCATGATCCTGATCATTTCCTTTACACTCAGCCTGCGGCTGTTTGATATCGACCATCTGCGCCCTGTACTCGGCAACGGACTGCCGCCCGTGTTCGCCGGGCTTAAATCTACCGTGCTTGTCTTTACCGGCTGTGAGGTTTCAATGACTCTCGTAGCCTTCATGACCAAACCCAAGCAGGCAGTTAAAGCTATTCTCGGCGGCCTCGCGATTCCGCTTACACTCTATTTTCTGACTGTTGTCATAGTCATTGGAGGCATCTCTATTGATTCCGCCGTCACCAGCACCTGGCCTACCATTGATCTGATGCGCAGCTTCGAGGTTCCCGGCTTTTTCTTCGAACGCATGGAGTTTCCGTTCATGGTCATTTGGCTGATGCAGATGTTCTGCAACTTCAGCAGCTTTTTTTACCAGTCGACGCTCGGCCTGTCACAGCTCTTCAAGCTGAAGGTGCATCCGATTATTTATGCTATGGTTCCGGTACTGTTCCTCTCAGCGATGCTGCCCAAATCCATGGCTGACTTGTTCGCACTCGGGGATACTATCGGCAAAATGGGCATTATTCTGTTCCTGCTGCTGCCCGTACTTCTGTCAATTATCTGGCTTATCCGCGTGAAGGGGTTGAAGCAGCATGTGTAA
- a CDS encoding Ger(x)C family spore germination protein, giving the protein MCKRNLLRLLCAPVLLMTLTSCWSSKEIEDLALYSGLALDIGELSPTEKAFEEHGATYFKHNKITATIQLVPANTVGSIQNQSNNSGAPYLNIMGTGDSVLEIFRQFSIRRDRPIIGHHLKVIVVSTELLKQQEMSQLMDFVLRDNDIRPSTMVFLSQGRAADALTTKDKNEVPAFHIRNMIRNRKRTSKVMSPVILSKMDALMHSKRSYVLQNLVTADGEIEFSGAGIIKGDTGHWVGALSQENTLCLSWLTNEGESGVIKTYDWDNQPMTYEMKAMKSKISVKTDGGNLAFDVALTTEGRLSESWNEDEYPSADQHTKKAERLFKERLEQMLQALMQKLQADYKTDVAGFGTRLSIEQPALWNKVKDHWDEVFSRTPVHFSVKLSITDYGSFTE; this is encoded by the coding sequence ATGTGTAAACGCAACCTGCTCCGTCTGCTATGCGCCCCGGTCCTGCTCATGACGTTGACCTCCTGCTGGAGCAGCAAGGAGATTGAAGATCTGGCGCTATACTCCGGCCTGGCACTTGATATCGGGGAGCTGTCGCCTACAGAGAAAGCATTTGAGGAGCATGGCGCCACTTATTTCAAACACAATAAAATTACAGCCACCATCCAGCTCGTTCCGGCCAACACCGTAGGCAGCATACAGAATCAGAGCAATAACAGCGGAGCGCCTTATCTGAATATTATGGGAACCGGAGATTCGGTGCTGGAAATCTTCCGCCAGTTCTCCATCCGCCGCGACCGGCCGATTATCGGCCATCATCTCAAGGTAATTGTCGTATCCACCGAGCTGCTGAAGCAGCAGGAAATGAGCCAGCTAATGGATTTTGTACTCCGTGATAATGATATCCGTCCCAGTACGATGGTATTTCTGAGTCAGGGCCGTGCAGCAGATGCACTCACCACGAAGGATAAGAATGAAGTTCCGGCATTTCATATCCGCAATATGATCCGTAACCGGAAGCGGACCAGCAAAGTGATGAGCCCGGTCATTTTATCCAAAATGGATGCCTTGATGCACTCCAAGCGAAGCTACGTCCTGCAGAATCTGGTGACCGCGGATGGGGAAATAGAATTCTCCGGTGCAGGCATTATTAAAGGCGACACCGGCCACTGGGTTGGAGCGCTCAGCCAGGAGAACACCCTATGCCTCTCCTGGCTGACGAATGAGGGCGAATCCGGTGTCATCAAAACCTATGATTGGGATAACCAGCCGATGACCTATGAAATGAAGGCGATGAAAAGCAAAATCTCGGTTAAAACGGACGGCGGCAATCTGGCATTTGATGTTGCGCTCACTACGGAAGGCCGGCTTAGTGAAAGCTGGAACGAAGATGAATACCCTTCAGCCGATCAGCATACCAAAAAAGCCGAACGGCTGTTCAAAGAACGGCTGGAGCAAATGCTGCAGGCCTTGATGCAGAAGCTGCAGGCTGATTACAAGACCGATGTCGCCGGCTTCGGCACCAGGCTGAGCATTGAGCAGCCGGCTTTATGGAACAAGGTAAAGGACCACTGGGATGAAGTATTCAGCCGGACTCCTGTTCATTTCTCGGTGAAGCTGAGTATAACGGACTACGGCTCCTTTACGGAGTAA
- a CDS encoding beta-galactosidase, whose translation MINEKLPKIWYGGDYNPEQWDAPVWAEDERMFKLAGIDVATINVFSWALIQPSEDTYDFTGLDELIDRLYKNGTYVCLATGTGAHPAWMAHRYPEVTRVDVQGRKRKFGGRHNSNPNSAVYRKYSALLAGKLAERYKDHPGLVAWHISNEYGGYDYSEQSAAAFRIWLKERYGSLDKLNKAWNTRFWGHTFYDWEEIVVPNELSEEWNGNRTNFQGISLDYRRFMSHSLLECYKLEYAAIKEHSTNIPVTTNLMGFYPELDYFEWAKHMDIISWDNYPALDTPVSHTAMTHDLMRGLKNGQPFMLMEQTPSQQNWMPYNSLKRPGVMRLWSYQAVARGADTVLFFQLRRSIGACEKYHGAVIEHVGHEHTRVFRECAELGRELESLGDELLDARSAAQIGIVYDWENRWALDLSSGPTVALDYVKEIHSYYDALYQQNIEADMIGVEEDLSKYKVVIAPVMYMVKPGFAAKVEAFVQAGGTFITTYFSGIVNENDLVTVGGYPGELRKVLGIWAEEIDALLPDMRNEIVMSRDWGALNRSYSCGLLCDLIHPEGAEVLATYGTDFYKGMPALTVNSFGAGKAYYVATSPDSAFLRGFLATVSAENGIAPLVSAPEGIESVQRVKNGVSYLFLLNHSPEDLTADIGSVERTDLLTGRKFSGASTVPGRGVLILSDKQ comes from the coding sequence GTGATCAACGAGAAATTGCCTAAGATCTGGTACGGCGGGGATTATAACCCTGAACAGTGGGATGCCCCGGTATGGGCTGAGGATGAGCGGATGTTCAAGCTGGCGGGGATTGATGTTGCAACAATTAACGTATTCTCCTGGGCTTTGATTCAGCCGTCTGAAGATACGTATGATTTCACCGGTCTGGATGAATTAATCGACCGCTTATATAAGAATGGAACCTATGTCTGTCTCGCAACCGGGACCGGAGCGCATCCGGCCTGGATGGCCCACCGCTATCCTGAAGTGACCCGGGTGGATGTCCAGGGCCGCAAGCGCAAATTCGGCGGACGCCATAACTCGAATCCGAACAGTGCGGTATACCGCAAATATTCGGCGCTGCTTGCCGGCAAGCTGGCAGAGCGCTACAAGGATCATCCGGGGCTGGTAGCCTGGCATATCTCTAACGAATACGGCGGATATGATTATTCCGAGCAGTCGGCAGCCGCTTTCCGCATCTGGCTGAAGGAACGTTACGGCTCGCTGGATAAGCTGAACAAAGCCTGGAATACCCGGTTCTGGGGCCATACCTTCTATGATTGGGAGGAGATTGTAGTCCCGAATGAGCTCAGCGAAGAGTGGAACGGCAACCGGACCAACTTCCAGGGGATTTCCCTCGATTACCGCAGATTCATGTCTCACAGCCTGCTGGAATGCTACAAACTCGAGTATGCCGCCATCAAGGAGCACAGCACGAATATTCCGGTTACGACGAATCTGATGGGCTTCTATCCGGAGCTGGATTATTTCGAATGGGCCAAGCATATGGATATCATCTCCTGGGATAATTACCCGGCGCTTGATACACCGGTGAGCCATACCGCTATGACCCATGACCTGATGCGCGGACTCAAGAACGGCCAGCCGTTCATGCTGATGGAGCAGACGCCAAGCCAGCAGAACTGGATGCCGTACAACTCCCTGAAGCGCCCGGGCGTAATGCGTCTATGGAGCTACCAGGCAGTAGCGCGCGGCGCGGATACCGTGCTGTTCTTCCAGCTGCGCCGCTCTATCGGCGCCTGTGAGAAGTACCACGGGGCGGTAATTGAGCATGTGGGCCATGAGCATACCCGGGTATTCCGCGAATGTGCGGAGCTGGGCCGGGAGCTGGAGAGCCTCGGCGATGAGCTGCTGGATGCGCGGAGTGCAGCGCAGATCGGTATCGTCTATGACTGGGAGAACCGCTGGGCGCTTGACCTCTCCAGCGGCCCGACTGTGGCGCTTGATTATGTGAAGGAAATACACAGCTATTACGATGCGCTGTATCAGCAGAATATCGAAGCGGATATGATCGGCGTAGAAGAGGACTTATCGAAATATAAAGTCGTGATTGCTCCGGTTATGTATATGGTGAAGCCGGGCTTCGCCGCTAAGGTTGAAGCGTTCGTCCAGGCTGGCGGAACGTTCATCACCACCTATTTCAGCGGAATTGTTAACGAGAACGATCTGGTTACCGTCGGCGGTTATCCGGGTGAGCTGCGCAAGGTGCTGGGCATCTGGGCGGAAGAGATAGATGCCCTGCTGCCGGATATGCGCAATGAAATCGTAATGAGCCGGGATTGGGGGGCTCTTAACCGGTCGTACTCCTGCGGCCTGCTCTGTGACCTGATTCATCCGGAGGGTGCGGAAGTGCTTGCCACGTATGGAACTGATTTCTATAAGGGCATGCCAGCCCTGACCGTTAACAGCTTCGGCGCAGGTAAAGCCTATTATGTAGCTACAAGCCCGGATTCTGCATTCCTGCGCGGCTTCCTAGCCACTGTCAGCGCCGAGAACGGAATAGCTCCGCTTGTGAGTGCTCCGGAGGGCATCGAGTCCGTTCAGCGTGTGAAGAACGGCGTGTCCTACCTGTTCCTGCTGAATCATTCGCCGGAGGACCTTACGGCCGATATCGGCAGTGTGGAACGGACAGACCTGCTCACCGGCCGGAAATTCAGCGGTGCGTCAACAGTTCCGGGACGCGGAGTCCTGATTCTATCTGATAAGCAATAA
- a CDS encoding helix-turn-helix transcriptional regulator has protein sequence MSESAVRRIVFAQESGQQLPITLDSMGYNPDQEKVIRPQGYHTYHWLQTSQGEGIIHFDNKTITLPEGSGILLMPGTAHRYESLTSEVWCTYYLTFGGTSARHILDSLGMNSNVLYRWESEAPLRHMLKEMLDRHDASSDMFSLGESTDAYRFLLTLNKYGQLHNNTAISRNVDKLQPLLKWMDSHYGDPDIGLYDLAAQLEVSGRYLNSLFLQTFSLSPYAYFVRLRIRKSKELLVAHPALTVKEISRRVGFRDVSHFVATFRKQSAITPEQFRKLH, from the coding sequence ATGTCAGAGAGCGCCGTGCGCAGAATCGTATTCGCCCAGGAGAGCGGGCAGCAGCTTCCGATCACCCTCGACAGCATGGGCTACAACCCCGACCAGGAGAAAGTCATCCGCCCGCAGGGCTATCATACCTACCACTGGCTGCAAACCTCGCAGGGTGAAGGCATTATCCATTTCGACAACAAAACCATCACCCTGCCGGAAGGCAGCGGCATTCTGTTAATGCCGGGTACGGCGCACCGCTACGAATCACTCACTTCAGAGGTATGGTGCACCTATTATCTCACCTTCGGCGGAACCTCAGCCCGGCATATTCTGGATTCCCTCGGGATGAACAGCAATGTGCTGTACCGCTGGGAGAGCGAGGCTCCTCTCCGCCACATGCTGAAGGAGATGCTTGACCGCCATGATGCTTCAAGCGACATGTTCAGCCTGGGCGAATCTACAGATGCCTACCGTTTCCTGCTGACGCTGAACAAATACGGGCAGCTGCATAATAATACAGCGATTTCCCGTAATGTAGACAAGCTGCAGCCGCTGCTGAAATGGATGGACAGCCACTACGGTGATCCGGACATCGGGCTCTATGATCTCGCTGCACAGCTGGAGGTATCGGGGCGTTACCTGAACAGCCTGTTTCTGCAGACCTTCAGCCTCTCGCCTTATGCTTATTTCGTCCGGCTGCGCATCCGCAAGAGCAAGGAACTGCTGGTGGCCCACCCCGCCCTGACGGTAAAAGAAATCTCCAGGCGCGTCGGCTTCCGCGATGTCAGCCATTTCGTCGCCACCTTCCGCAAGCAGTCGGCGATCACACCGGAGCAGTTCCGGAAGCTGCATTAA